The Rhododendron vialii isolate Sample 1 chromosome 1a, ASM3025357v1 region tgttgaGCATTCATTATTTGTTCAGCATTTTCTTTGTGGTATTGTGCAATTTTTCCGTCAATAGCAGGAACATCTATTCCTTCAATCAAATTGAACGCTGCAAAGGAAATAATTTTCTTTAGTTGGGTAAGATAAGGTTTACAACCAAAAGGACAAACAGAATGAAGCTAAACCTAAACTCTTTGGACGAAGCAGATAGTTTAAGCTAAAAATACGAATAATGAAGATCTCATAACCTCAGAGTGAAGGTGACATAACGAAGTTTCTCTTCCTAAACCAGTAAGTAGGTAACAATCATATGTCTACTAAAGAAACACCACTCCAACTCTTTCGGAAGAAGGCAAGCATTTATTCTAAACAGCGAACTACTATAATATAGAGGACATGTACGCTAACTTACTCATATCTTccacttcctcctcctctcttttaTTAAATCTGCAAAAGTTGTGCATTCTATAAGTGATAAACCTAAACCTAAATCAAGAATCCAAATAGTTATAAAATTTCATATGCATTAAGTGGTCGTGGAGGGCCTTAGTGCCAGTAGGAAAGGTCTCCGGTTCGAGTAGATGGAGCAACATGGGTTCCATCTCTCTTTCCCTATTACAGACCTAAAACCTAATGAAGTGATTCCATAACTAATTTTCATAAATCCACAGCTAACCATATTGCAATACAattcgaacaaaaaaaaaaaaaaacaaaagtttttcACCATTTTCTTCATGGACGGCACAATTAACCATATAGCAAACCCCATCTGCAAATATTCAAACAGGGGCCAAAAATCTAATCTTTTCACCAGAAGAATCAATCCTAATGTAGTGATGCAATAACTCAATCTTCATAAAAGCCACAGTGTTTTCCCCAATTTCAGAGTTCAATCTCAATCTTCCACTTCTTGATCAATGCAATTCAactaaaacaattaattttcCCCATTTTGATCATGGAAATCACAATCTTTTCACTAGAAGAATCACCCAAACCCCGCACATACAAagatatctagagagagagagagagagagagagagagagagtacatgcTGGCGATTCTTTTGCGAATGGCCATCTCCTTGGAGAAGGAATTGGCGACAACCATTGGGCTTTTCTTGCGCTGGATTTTCAGAACTCAACGGCGTGTGTCCATGCTACCTCGTATGTAATGAATTTATTGCTGGATAAAACGGGTTTAATACAGTGTGGCCATAgctattttcataaaaataatatcactcaaatcatctccgattatgcAGCGATCAGTGTTCGATTGATATGATATTCGATAAGATCTTTTTTCTTGACAAGCTCTACAACGTGAACCCTTTCGATCAGCGAGACAAATCGGAATGAGATCACAATTTAGACGAATCGTTTCAAAGGAGCTCCCTCGTTCAATATGCGAGGTTAGAATAAGATTCAGTGCGGCCAACTCTATTttcacgaaaaaaaattcattcaaaTTATCTGCGATCATACATTAATCAATACTCGATTCAAATGATATTGAACCTGGTTCATCTCCTCGACATGATCTACAACATGAACCTTTTCGATTATATAGATAAACAGGAACGTGCACACAATTTGTCGAACACACGTTCTCAAAGAACTTCTCATGTTCAAGATGCGAAGTGTTGGTAAGTGCAGACGACGTCGTTTTAGTGAGAAACCTTCTGTGTTCTGGGAGCTTTTAGAATTAGATTCGGTGTGGCCAACTCTATTTTCACGGAGACAAATTCACAGAGATTGTCCGCGATCATATATCAATTGGCACTCGATTCAAATGATCTTAAACATGCATGGTTCATCTTCTTAACACGATCTACAACATGAACTTCTTCGATTATGTGGATAAATAGGAATGCGCACACAATTAGTCAAATAGTACATGTTTCCAAATGACTTTAAGAACAGACGACGTCGTGTTTTGAGAAACCAGTCGACGCCGTGTTGGCCGAGCTCGCGTCTACGAGTTTAGTTTCTAGTGAGTGCCAGCCGATTTCCCCTATAGCAATTCCAGTTTCCCAATCTTCCGTTATTTCATGTTACCTAATTTCATAAAAATTCTCGTAGAATCGAGAATGAAGTTTTCATTCTGTACATGCCAGATCATGAATTATAGTAatttttctatatatttttcattacaATACTTATATGACAAATAGTAGGCCTTTTATTTTATCagataatttttaataaattaaaatttacgTTTTAGAGAAAAGATAAagtatataactatataaataatttaattcaGGTcggttttcattttttaatacTTTGAttctaaattctttttttgcaaTTCTTGTTATTATCACCAAGACTATAATTTTTCCTTTGTACCTCTATGGAATATCTAAGTGTACGTTCGGATAAGTTTCCGGTCTAGGCAAACTTAGAAGTGTTATTGTCCTATATATTGATTAGCTACTGAATCTTTGGCTGTGATCGGTTCTCTCGGAACGAAACTCAATTGTgattttaaaagattttaaaccACAAGCTATTATAGTACCATGTCATTTAAAAAGGTTTTAACTGTTTGGTTAAAACTGTGTGGTTCATTCAAACATGTTAGGCACACTTCAAG contains the following coding sequences:
- the LOC131300033 gene encoding RNA polymerase II transcription factor B subunit 3-like isoform X4, translating into MVVANSFSKEMAIRKRIASIFNKREEEEVEDMTFNLIEGIDVPAIDGKIAQYHKENAEQIMNAQQFKKKAQARKAEEYAAALAASKGHSDSDPGYKSMKEGFGITSRHPSARCFICLSPG